GCCGCGTACGACAGTCTGTCAGCGGTCATCCCGCTGAGAATAACCGGTGTTGCCCCCAGTACCTTGCCGAGCGCAGCCTGCAGTATTCCCATCGGGCCATCGCCCATCACAAGCAGAGACTGCCCCGCCTTCATGTCAAGCGCCTCCAAGCCGTGCAGGCAGCAGGCCAGAGGCTCGGTCAGTGAAGCGGTGACATAGTCGAGGTGACTGGGAATCTTCAGCAAAACCTGATCCGCGATCCGCTTCGGCACTCGAATCATCTCCGCGAACCCGCCCGGTTCAAGAGACGACTCGAATAGATTCTCGCACAGGCTGAAGAGATTGCGCCGGCACATATTGCAGGACAAGCAGGGCGCGTAGGGTGCAGCAACGACACGATCCCCGATCTTGAACCCTGAGTGTCGTGTATCGATCACGACACCTGAGATTTCATGCCCCAGAACACTTCCCGGCGGAATCATCGGGTGTCCACGAACAAATGTTTTGACATCGGTTCCGCAGATTCCGCAGGCTTTCATCGCGAGCAAAACTTCGCCGTCCGCACAGGTCGGCGTAGGAATGGTCTCAATGCGGACGTTTCGTGGTTCGTTGTACCTGACAGCCTTCATGGGAGTACCCTTTGATCACAAAGTGGAGCACATGTGAACGTTATTCAATTCAACAACGTCTAAACTCCTGTGGGATAGGGTGATCTATCCCTTTGAAGCGCCAACGGTCGAAAAGTGGATTGAGCAGGGCGGTGCAGTCCTGCAGCGCTTTAACCGGATCTGGCGCGAGTGTTTCCGGAAGCAGTTCGAGGATAAAATTCCCTGCAAATCCCCTGTTCCATAACGCATCAATGATAGCAGGCCAGTCTACCGATCCTTGTCCGGGCGGTGTGTGCCGCTGATTGGTTTCCAGATTGAAGTCGCTGGCATGTACATGAGCAATCGACGGCAGCTCTCGCAGATAGGTCATGGGCTCCTGGTGCATCTGGTATGTGTGCGTGACATCAAACGTATAGTCCAGGTTTGGCCGGTCTATTTGTTTGGCGAATCCCATCATGGTTTCCGGCGAGCTGCCCATCGGGGAGCCCGGCGTATTCTCCAGCCCGATCACCACGTCATATCGCAACGTGACATATTCGACCATGGGCCGTGGATGACGATCGTCGTGCATTTTAACGCTCCGGCCAGTTCGGCCAGACCACGGCACAATTCCTGACCATACTCAAACGCCGACGGGTATGGATTGTACAGAAATGGTGCCAGGATCTGAGGGAAGTGTATGCCGCAGAACTCAAACCGGCCATTACTCAGTTTATACAGTTCGTCTGCGAAGGCCGGAAAGCACTCCTTCGGGGACTGCGGCATCAGTTCAATCCCGTTCCATGGCTGCTGCGCCAGAATGTCAAATGTTTCTTCGAGAGAAAATGGAAAGAACGCCGCGGTACTTACGCCTAATCTCAATTTGCTGTCCAAGCCAGACTCCTCTGATCTTCTGTCTTCCAGTCGTCAGAACAATTCCGGCAGAGCGGTCTCAAAACTGCTCTGCCGGAGAACGCAGGTATATTTAGTTTCCCATTTCCGTATTCAGTGCTTCTGCTGCCGCGTCCAGCGCTTCCTGAGGAGTGGCTTGCTCTAGCTCGACCTGCTCAATTGCATCGGCGAGCAGACCGTCCATTGTTCCCATTTCCCAGAAGTGCGGATACTGGCTGGCGATCTCGAGCTGCTTGAACCCGGCTGCGAAGACGGGCTGTTCTTCGAATACTGAAAGGACTTCCTCTGATTCCGCGGCCGCCACCTGAATAGGCACGTAGCCGGTTGCCAGCGTCCAGGCAATGCTGTTCTCGGGTTCGATCAGCCACTTGAGCAGCCGCCAGGTCGCGAGTTCTTTTGCTTCGTCGCTTGGGAACATCGCCAATGCAGCACCGCCAACCGTTGCTCCGCGGCTCACGTTGCCGGGCAGGAAGTCCGTGCCGAACTCAAACTGCGCGCCGTCCAGTACGCGGCCGATATTGCCGGTCGACGACATCCAGAAGGCGATCCGGCCGGCGATGAACAGATCGCGCGAGTCATCATGCTGCGCGGGCGGCATCAATCCCTGTTCGATCAGGCTCGCCCAGAATTCCAGCGCGCCGACACCTTCTTCTGAATTGAACATGGGAACGGTCGAATCCTCATTCATGATCTGACCGCCGTTTTGAAGGATCAGGCCCTTTAGCCACCAGGCCTGGTCGCGCACCTCTATGCCAATCGTTCCGGGAACCGCTTCGACAACGGCCTGTGCCTGTTCGACCAGTTCATCCCAGGTCTGCGGCGGGGTCTCGGGATCGAGACCTGCTTCCGCCATCAGCGCCTTGTTGTAGAACATGACCATCGTGCTGTTGTTGAAAGGCAGAGAGCAAATGTGCCCGCCATACGTGTTGTAATCCCAGAGAACCGACCAGTAGTCCTCCATGTTGATGCCTTCGTCCCCATTGATAAAGTCCTCAATGAGGTAGTTCTCTTCACGGCATGTCCACAGCGGCGCTGCCGGAACCAGACCGCCATTTGGAAGCTCGCCGCTTTCCATCCCGGCGACTAATTTCTGGGCTGTCTCGCCGTAATCGCCACTAAAGGTCGCCTCAACGGTGATATTGTAGGTATTCGTCGCATTGAATTCATCGATCACGGCCTGAAGCTGTTCGCCTGAAGATCCGCCAATCGCGTACCAGAAGCTGATCGTTACCGGTTCCGATTCCTGCGCCGCGATCAATAACGGACCACTGGCGACCAGCAGCATGGCAGCCAGAAGGATTGCGCCTATCCGAAAAGTCTGTTTTCTCATCTTTCCTACCCCCATCAATCTGTAAAACGAAGTCGTGTCTTATCTGGAACTATGCTTTCATAGGCACCTCGGTGGTTCCCTTTCTGCGTGTTGTCATCCAGCACCGTTTCGGTTAACGACATCATCCTTTTGTTCCGGTCATTGCGATTCCTTCGATGAACCGCTTCTGAACCATGAAGAACAAGAGGATTATCGGAATGACCGCCATGAGTGCCCCAGCCATGGTGTAATTCAGCTGGGCGCCG
The nucleotide sequence above comes from Candidatus Flexicrinis proximus. Encoded proteins:
- a CDS encoding alcohol dehydrogenase catalytic domain-containing protein, with the translated sequence MKAVRYNEPRNVRIETIPTPTCADGEVLLAMKACGICGTDVKTFVRGHPMIPPGSVLGHEISGVVIDTRHSGFKIGDRVVAAPYAPCLSCNMCRRNLFSLCENLFESSLEPGGFAEMIRVPKRIADQVLLKIPSHLDYVTASLTEPLACCLHGLEALDMKAGQSLLVMGDGPMGILQAALGKVLGATPVILSGMTADRLSYAAQVADLVVDVSKQDLAAELKKILPYGPEKVMVSVGNVGVVQEALNLVAKGGGVNLFAGMPKDASLSLPVNRIHYDEIAVLGTFGFGPQHFHKALEILSSGELPVMGFFTQKVNLDGVEQALEAASRFEGIKSVVVT
- a CDS encoding sugar phosphate isomerase/epimerase; amino-acid sequence: MHDDRHPRPMVEYVTLRYDVVIGLENTPGSPMGSSPETMMGFAKQIDRPNLDYTFDVTHTYQMHQEPMTYLRELPSIAHVHASDFNLETNQRHTPPGQGSVDWPAIIDALWNRGFAGNFILELLPETLAPDPVKALQDCTALLNPLFDRWRFKGIDHPIPQEFRRC
- a CDS encoding ABC transporter substrate-binding protein, translated to MRKQTFRIGAILLAAMLLVASGPLLIAAQESEPVTISFWYAIGGSSGEQLQAVIDEFNATNTYNITVEATFSGDYGETAQKLVAGMESGELPNGGLVPAAPLWTCREENYLIEDFINGDEGINMEDYWSVLWDYNTYGGHICSLPFNNSTMVMFYNKALMAEAGLDPETPPQTWDELVEQAQAVVEAVPGTIGIEVRDQAWWLKGLILQNGGQIMNEDSTVPMFNSEEGVGALEFWASLIEQGLMPPAQHDDSRDLFIAGRIAFWMSSTGNIGRVLDGAQFEFGTDFLPGNVSRGATVGGAALAMFPSDEAKELATWRLLKWLIEPENSIAWTLATGYVPIQVAAAESEEVLSVFEEQPVFAAGFKQLEIASQYPHFWEMGTMDGLLADAIEQVELEQATPQEALDAAAEALNTEMGN